Genomic segment of Gammaproteobacteria bacterium:
GCCACCTTTCATGTAGTTGTAGGTGCCCATGCCCAGGAATACCGCGTCGTATTCGTCGATCAGTGTCTGGAAGCCGATATCTTTGCCGATTTCGGTGTTGAGGCGGAATTCCACGCCCATTTCTTCCATCACCTGACGACGCTTCTGCACCACTTCTTTTTCCAGCTTGAAGCCGGGTATGCCGAACGTCAGCAGGCCGCCGATTTCAGGATGCTTGTCGAACACGATGGGCTTAACGCCATTGCGCACCAGAATATCAGCACAACCCAAGCCCGCAGGACCGGCGCCAACGATGGCGACTTTCTTGCCGGTGGCTTGAACCTTGGACATGTCAGGACGCCAGCCTTGGGCGAACGCAGTGTCGGTGATGTATTTTTCCACCGAGCCGATGGTTACGCCGCCAAAGCCGCCTTCGTTCAGGGTACAGGCGCCTTCGCACAGACGATCCTGTGGACAGACGCGACCGCAGATTTCCGGCAGCGAATTGGTTTTGTGCGACAGTTCTGCCGCCTGCAGTACGTGACCTTCGGCGACCAGTTTCAACCAGTCAGGAATGTAGTTGTGAACCGGACATTTCCATTCGCAGTACGGGTTGCCGCAGGCCAGACAGCGGTCTGCCTGAGCAGCGGCGTCGTCTTTGCTGAAGCTGCCGTAGATCTCGTTAAAGTTGGTTTTGCGCTCTTCCGCACCGACCTTTTTGGGGTCCAGGCGTTGTAGCTGCATAAATTGAAAATGATTACCCATCTGCTGTAATCCGTGTTTAGGCTGCACTACGCAGCATGTCAATCAAAGAACCCAGCTCGCTTGCCTTGGGTTTCACCAGCCAGAACTTGCCGATATGGTCTTCGAAATTGCTCAACAATTCCTGACCCCAGGCGCTGCCGGTCTCCTCCACATGCATTTGAATCAGGTCACGCAAATAGTTGCGATGCGCCTCGGTATGCTCGGTGGAGATACGGTGAATGTCGATCAGCTCGTGGTTGTACTTGTCGACGAAGGTGTTGTCCTTGTCGTAGACGTAGGCAAAACCACCGGTCATGCCCGCGCCGAAGTTGACGCCGGTTTCGCCCAGCACCACGACAACACCGCCGGTCATGTATTCGCAGCCGTGGTCACCCACGCCTTCGACCACGGTGGTGGCGCCGGAGTTGCGCACGCCAAAGCGCTCGCCCGCCTGGCCGGCAGCGAACAGTTGACCGCCGGTGGCACCGTACAGACAGGTGTTACCGATGATGGTCGAGTCTTTGGCGACAAAACCGCTGTTTCTGGGCGGACGAATACTGATGCGACCGCCGGTCATGCCTTTGCCGACGTAGTCGTTGGCATCACCTTCCAGCTGGATGTGCAGACCGCCGGCGTTCCATACGCCCAGTGACTGGCCGGATGTGCCGGTCAGTTTCAGGGTGACAGGTGCGTCTTTCATGCCCTGGTTGCCGTGACGCTTGGCGATTTCACCGGACAGGCGCGCGCCGATGGAACGATCGGTGTTGCGTACAGTGTAGGCGAATTCGCCGCCGGATTTGGCTTCGATGGCGGC
This window contains:
- a CDS encoding FAD-dependent oxidoreductase encodes the protein MGNHFQFMQLQRLDPKKVGAEERKTNFNEIYGSFSKDDAAAQADRCLACGNPYCEWKCPVHNYIPDWLKLVAEGHVLQAAELSHKTNSLPEICGRVCPQDRLCEGACTLNEGGFGGVTIGSVEKYITDTAFAQGWRPDMSKVQATGKKVAIVGAGPAGLGCADILVRNGVKPIVFDKHPEIGGLLTFGIPGFKLEKEVVQKRRQVMEEMGVEFRLNTEIGKDIGFQTLIDEYDAVFLGMGTYNYMKGGFPGEDMDGVYEALPYLISNTNKEMGYASDCIDMTGKKVVVLGGGDTAMDCNRTAIRQNAAQVICAYRRDEDNMPGSKREVANAKEEGVRFLFNRQPVEIVGNGKVEGIKVVTTQMGAADEKGRRRAEVVAGSEEVIAADAVIIAFGFQPSPAPWFAEFGIRVDDWGRVKAPEKARYKFQTTNEKVFAGGDMVRGSDLVVTAVFEGRNAAEGILDYLKV